The Intrasporangium calvum DSM 43043 sequence CGAGGGCACCGGCCAGCGAGAAGGCGGCCTCCCCCGCGATGACGGCCCGCAGGCCCTGGGCGCCGACCACGAAGAAGCCCACCGCCACGGCAGCGCCGACAAGGCCCGAGATGGCGCCGTCCGGCCCGCGCAGGAGCCAGGCGCCGAGGGCGATCAGCGGCACGCTGACCGCGGAGAAGGCCAGGGAGGTCCGGAGCATCGTGCGGACGGGCGACTCTGCGCCGGCGCGGCTCTGGCTGGTCCTCACGACTGAGCAACCTCACGGGGTGGGGATCGGGGTGCGATGGGGGTGCTTCCGGCCGGGGGCGGACGGCATGGATCGCGCCTCCCGGTGCTTGTGAAAGGTATCACAAGCGCTCGTGCGGCCTCCACTTCGGCAACCACAGCGTGAGAACGACACCGACCACCGTGGCGAGCGAGATGACCCCGAGCGGCCGCCACCCCTCCCACACGACGAAGGACACGGAGCCGAGCGCCACGATGGCCGCCCAGAGGTACATGATGAGCACCGCTCGCCGGTGGCTGTGGCCGATCCGGAGCATCCGGTGGTGCAGGTGCAGGGCGTCCGGCTGCCACGGCCGCCTCCCGGCCCGGGTCCGCCTGATCACCGCCAGCAGCATGTCGAGGAATGGCAGGAGCAGCACGGCGACCGGCACGAGCAGGGGCAGGAACACGGCGGTCACCTGGTTGGCCGTCACCTCGCTCGGGTCGACGTTGCCGGTCAGGGTGATCGTCGCCGCGGACAGGAGCAGCCCGAGCGTGAGGGCGCCGGAGTCGCCCATGAAGAGCCGGGCCGGATTGAAGTTGTGCGGCAGGAAGCCGGCACAGCAGCCGACGAGGGCCGCGGAGATCAGGGTGGCCACCGAGAAGACGTTCGCGGGCATGAAGTCCCGGGAGACGATGTAGCTGTAGATGAAGAAGGCGAGCGCGGCGATCCCGACGACACCGGCGGCGAGGCCGTCCAGCCCGTCGATGAAGTTGACCGCGTTGGTCGAGGCGATGACGACGAGGACGGTGAAGAGGACGAGCACCGGCGTGGGGAGGATCGTCGTGCCGGAGATCGGCAGGGAGAGCAGCTGGACCCCGGCGTAGGCCATCAGCCCGGCCGCCAGGATCTGCCCGGCGAGCTTCGTCAGCCAGTCGAGCTCGCGGATGTCGTCGAAGGCGCCGAGGAGGCAGACGATGCCGCCGGCGACGATGACGCCGAGGATCTGGCGGTCGCCGTAGAGCGTTCCGAGGTAGGGCAGGTTGCGGGCGACCAGCGCCGCCGCGACGAAGCCGAGGTAGATCCCGACGCCACCCAGCCGCGGAATGGGAGTCGTGTGCACATCACGGTCCCGGACCGCCGTGAAGGCGCCGGTCGCGACGGCGAGGCTGCGCACGAACGGCGTCGCGATGTAGGTCACGCCGGCCGCGACGATGAGGATCAGGACGTATTCGTGCACTCAGCCACCCAACGACGACGGCGTATGCCGCTGAGCTGGCCCAGCGGCATACGCCGGCTTGGTCTGTGGCACGGGCCCTCAGCGCGGGTAGGCGGGGAACCGGGTGACGAGGTCGGTGACCTCGGCGCGAACCTCCTGGCTGACGGCTGAGGCCGGGTCCCCGTCGCCCTTGGTGACGGCGGTGTGGATGAGGCGCGCGATGGTCTTCATCTCCTCGACGCCCATCCCCTGCGTCGTCACGGACGGCGTGCCGACCCGGATGCCCGAGGCGATGTTGGGCTTCTGCGGGTCGAACGGGATGGCGTTCTTGTTGAGCACGATCCCGGCGGCGTCCGAGCGGGCCTCGGCGTCCTTGCCGGTGACGCCGATCCCCTGGAGGTCGAGCAGCGCCAGATGGGTGTCGGTGCCTCCCGTGGTGGGCCGGATGCCGAGGTCCTTGAGGCTCTGGGCGAGCTGCTGGCTGTTGGCGATGACGTCCTTGGCGTACTGGGCATACTCCGGGGTCGCGCACTCCTTGAAGTTGACCGCCTTGGCCGCGATGGTGTGCATCTGCGGGCCGCCCTGCATCATCGGGAAGATCGCCTTGTCGAGGGCGGCGGCGTGCTCGGCCTTGCACACCAGGGCGCCGGACCGGGGGCCGCGGAGCACCTTGTGCGTGGTGAACGTCACGACGTCGGCGTAGGGCACCGGGGACGGGATGGCCCGGCCGGCCACGAGCCCGATGAAGTGCGCGGCGTCGACCCAGAGGATCGCGCCCACCTCGTCCGCGATGGCCCGGAAACGGGCGAAGTCGATGAGGCGCGGGATGGCCGAGCCGCCCGCACAGATGACCTTGGGCCGGTGCTCCCTGGCGAGCGCCTCGACCTGGTCGTAGTCGATGTCCTCGGTCTCGCGGTCGACGCCGTAGCCGACGGCGTTGAACCACTTGCCCGAGAAGGACACCTTGGACCCGTGCGTCAGGTGCCCACCCATCGGCAGGCTCATCGCCAGGAGCGTGTCGCCCGGCTGCATGAAGGCGCCGTAGACGGCCTGGTTGGCCGAGGCCCCGGAGTGGGCCTGGACGTTGGCGTGGTCGGCGCCGAAGAGCTCCTTCGCCCGGTCGATGGCGATCTGCTCCGCCTTGTCGACCTCGGAGCACCCGCCGTAGTAGCGGCGGCCGGGGTAGCCCTCGGCGTACTTGTTGGACAGGACCGACCCGAGCGCGGTGAGCACCGCCGGGGAGCTGATGTTCTCGCTCGCGATGAGCTGGAGCCCGCCGCGGATCCGCCCCAGCTCCGAGAGGAGCACCCCCGCGATCTCCGGGTCGAAGGACTGCAGGGCACCGAAGTCGGAGCCGTAGAACGTCGGGTCGTCAGACATGGAGATCTCCGTAGCTGATGCGGGGGCGTGCGGATCGCGTGTCAGGGCAACTCTAGGCCGTGGGGTCGGTGCCGTGCTCAGGGCTCTCCGGGCCGGCCGCGGGCTCCGGGTCAGCCTCGAGCGTGGCCTCCGGGTCCGCCTCAGCCACGGCCTCAGCCACAGCCTCAGGGTCGACCTCAGGCGCGGCCCCCGTCGCGAGGACCGCGTCGATCTCGGACTGGGAGAGTGCACCGAGGCGGAGCGTGCGCGGCTCGTCGCCGGTGCAGTCGATGATCGTCGACGGCGCGGCATCGGTGCTCGGACCTCCGTCGAGGTAGACCGCGACCGACTCCCCCAGCATCCCCTCCGCCTCGTCCACGGTCCGAGCGGCAGGGGCGCCGGTCGAGTTCGCGCTCGTCACGGCCATCGGCCCGATGTCGCGGAGCAGCTCGAGCGCCACCTCGTTGTCGGGCACCCGGAGGGCGACGGTGCCGTTGGTCTCGCCGAGGTCCCAGTGGAGCGATGACTGCGCCTTGAGGACGAGCGTGAGCGGCCCCGGCCAGAACCGCTCCATCAGCCGCTGGGCGTAGTCGGGCACCTGCGTCGCGAGCCCGTGCGCGGTGCGTGGAGTCGGGATGAGGACCGGCGGGGGCATGTCCCGGCCGCGGCCCTTGGCGGCGAGCAC is a genomic window containing:
- a CDS encoding glycosyltransferase family 4 protein, with amino-acid sequence MHEYVLILIVAAGVTYIATPFVRSLAVATGAFTAVRDRDVHTTPIPRLGGVGIYLGFVAAALVARNLPYLGTLYGDRQILGVIVAGGIVCLLGAFDDIRELDWLTKLAGQILAAGLMAYAGVQLLSLPISGTTILPTPVLVLFTVLVVIASTNAVNFIDGLDGLAAGVVGIAALAFFIYSYIVSRDFMPANVFSVATLISAALVGCCAGFLPHNFNPARLFMGDSGALTLGLLLSAATITLTGNVDPSEVTANQVTAVFLPLLVPVAVLLLPFLDMLLAVIRRTRAGRRPWQPDALHLHHRMLRIGHSHRRAVLIMYLWAAIVALGSVSFVVWEGWRPLGVISLATVVGVVLTLWLPKWRPHERL
- a CDS encoding L-threonylcarbamoyladenylate synthase — encoded protein: MTERYDCTDPTGRAEGMAAAAQAIRTGRLVVLPTDTVYGVGCDAFDAEAVGAVLAAKGRGRDMPPPVLIPTPRTAHGLATQVPDYAQRLMERFWPGPLTLVLKAQSSLHWDLGETNGTVALRVPDNEVALELLRDIGPMAVTSANSTGAPAARTVDEAEGMLGESVAVYLDGGPSTDAAPSTIIDCTGDEPRTLRLGALSQSEIDAVLATGAAPEVDPEAVAEAVAEADPEATLEADPEPAAGPESPEHGTDPTA
- the glyA gene encoding serine hydroxymethyltransferase, translating into MSDDPTFYGSDFGALQSFDPEIAGVLLSELGRIRGGLQLIASENISSPAVLTALGSVLSNKYAEGYPGRRYYGGCSEVDKAEQIAIDRAKELFGADHANVQAHSGASANQAVYGAFMQPGDTLLAMSLPMGGHLTHGSKVSFSGKWFNAVGYGVDRETEDIDYDQVEALAREHRPKVICAGGSAIPRLIDFARFRAIADEVGAILWVDAAHFIGLVAGRAIPSPVPYADVVTFTTHKVLRGPRSGALVCKAEHAAALDKAIFPMMQGGPQMHTIAAKAVNFKECATPEYAQYAKDVIANSQQLAQSLKDLGIRPTTGGTDTHLALLDLQGIGVTGKDAEARSDAAGIVLNKNAIPFDPQKPNIASGIRVGTPSVTTQGMGVEEMKTIARLIHTAVTKGDGDPASAVSQEVRAEVTDLVTRFPAYPR